A part of Balneola sp. genomic DNA contains:
- the lipB gene encoding lipoyl(octanoyl) transferase LipB codes for MKKTIELYDLEQSSYQPTWELQREVQEVIIREKRAEQKGEFKGNRKNDALLFVEHPHVYTLGKSGAEENMLRSMAELLKLDAEFVKIDRGGDITYHGPGQIVGYPILDLDRHFTDIHKYLRFLEEVLIKVCADYGFEAGRIDGLTGVWIGEKKIAAFGIRSSRWVTMHGFAFNVNTDLSYFNHIVPCGIVDKEVTSLQALLGKEIPLNEVKGKIVRYFEEVFESQIQPKGGKKELEKNFL; via the coding sequence GTGAAAAAAACAATAGAACTATACGACCTGGAACAATCCAGCTACCAGCCTACCTGGGAGCTTCAGAGAGAGGTGCAGGAAGTAATTATCCGGGAGAAACGAGCAGAGCAAAAGGGTGAGTTTAAAGGGAATAGAAAAAACGATGCCCTCCTTTTTGTAGAACACCCTCATGTCTATACCCTTGGTAAAAGCGGAGCAGAGGAAAACATGCTTCGATCAATGGCTGAGTTACTAAAACTGGATGCTGAGTTTGTTAAAATAGATCGTGGTGGAGATATAACCTACCACGGACCGGGACAAATTGTAGGATATCCAATCTTGGATTTAGATCGGCACTTTACCGATATCCACAAATACCTTCGTTTTTTGGAGGAAGTGTTAATTAAAGTTTGTGCTGATTACGGTTTCGAAGCAGGACGGATAGATGGATTGACAGGCGTTTGGATTGGAGAAAAGAAAATCGCTGCATTTGGAATACGAAGTTCAAGATGGGTAACCATGCACGGTTTTGCCTTCAATGTTAATACTGACCTGAGCTACTTTAATCACATTGTACCCTGCGGTATTGTAGATAAAGAAGTAACCAGTTTACAAGCACTGCTCGGGAAGGAAATTCCATTGAATGAAGTAAAAGGAAAGATCGTTCGATACTTCGAAGAAGTGTTCGAGTCTCAGATTCAACCAAAAGGCGGGAAGAAAGAACTAGAAAAGAATTTTTTGTAA